One Vibrio sp. CDRSL-10 TSBA genomic window, GCACAACAGGCGTCTCGCCTGGATTTACCTTACAACGAGTGGATCACGGCACAAAAGCAGAGCGCTGAAGCCCAGACTGCATTGACAGCAAAAACTGAACAGCTGAGCCAGGCGCAATCCAAGCTTAGCCAGGCTCAGGAGCAGCATCAGCTCAGCGTCAGCGGTTATGCGCAGACGGAAGCTTTGTCGGCCCAATTACATCAGCTGGAGATTACCGGCAAAAAATTTGCGGCGCTCGACGAGCAGGCGAAACAGCTCAAATCAGCGGGTGACACGCTCAAGAAGACGACTTTGGCTTTGCAACAGGCCGAGCAGCAGACGCAGCAACTGGAGAGTCAGATTCAGCTTAAACGAACTGAACGCGAGACGGCACTGCAGCAGGTCGCGACGCTGGACGGTAAACGCCAATCGCTGCTTAGCGTTAATGACCAGATTGAGTGCCGCTTGCGTCAGCAGAAGCTGACAGAGCAACTTAACGTTAAAACACAGCAGCTTAAGCAAGCCAGTGACATTTATCAGCAGGCGCAGCAGCAGACACTGGCGGCGAAGCAGCAGGCGGATAAGCTGGAATATGTCTGGCATACCAATCAGGCCGCTGAACTGGCACGCCTGCTGCAGCCGGGCGATGCCTGTCCTGTGTGCGGCAGTGACGCTCACCCGCAATTAGCACAGTTTTTAGGTGACGTTGTCACTAAGGAGGAAGTGCAATCGGCACGCGAGCAGCAGCAACTGGCCGGTCACGCTGAAATCGAGCGTTATAAAGCGCAGCAGGTACTTGAGAGTGACTGCCAGCATTTGCAGCAGGACTTACAACAACTGACCGCTGAGATTGAGCAAAAATCGTTGCCGCAGTTGGACGAATTGCAGCGTCAGCAACACACACTAAACGATGAAATCACCCGCTTATCGGCCATTAATCCGGCGCAGATTGAGCAGCAGCTTAGCGTGCTGGAAGCTCAATCTCAGCAAGCGAAGCTGGAACTTGAATCCAGACTGGCTGCCAAGCAGGCGTGTGATAAGGCGGTGACAGAGGCTCAGACCCGGGTGGATGATTTGCAGCAGGACATTACCTCTGAATTCAGTCATGTTGATCAGGTCAGACAAAAGTACAGTGAAGTGCAAAAGCAGATTAAAGTGCTGACGGATGCTGAATTGCAGGCACGTGCTGCGTTAACTGAGGCGCAAAACCAACTCTCATCGGCACAGGCTTCACTGACCAGTGCCAAAGAGTTACTCGACTCCTGGTACAAAGAGCAGGCACGTACCGAGCAGCAGTGGCAACATGCTTTGGCTGAGACTCATTTTGCCGACAGTGCCGCTTACCTGGCTGCCCGCCTGGATGATAAGGCGTTATCCGTCATTGATGAGCAGATTCGCCGCTATGACGAAGAGCTGGCGACATTGCGCGGCAAGCTGGAGAGTGTGATTCAGATTCTGGCCGATAAACAGCAGCCACAACCAGAGCTGAGCGAAAAAGCGCTTGCCGAACAGCAACAAGTGGTGACTGACAGCTTTAACCGTCTGGCCGAATTACGTTCACGCATGGACAGCCTCAAGCAAGTGGAACAAAAACTGGCTAAGCTGTATGAGAAAAATGCTCAGCTGGAAAAAGAGTATCAGGTTTACGGCACCTTAAGCGACATCGCCAACGGACGTACCGGCGCCAAAGTCAGTCTGCACCGTTTCGTGCTCGGGGTGCTGCTGGATGATGTATTGATCCAGGCGTCACAACGTTTGCAAAAAATGAGTAAAGGCCGCTATCTGTTAAAGCGCAAAGAAGAGCGCGCCAAAGGTAACGCCGGTTTCCGGCCTTGATTTGATGGTTGAAGATGGCTATACCTCAAAAGCACGCGATGTGGCGACCTTGTCGGGTGGTGAATCTTTTATGGCAGCACTCTCGCTGGCACTTGGTTTATCTGATGTGGTGCAGTCTTACAGCGGTGGTATCCGTCTCGACACGTTATTTATCGATGAAGGTTTTGGCAGCCTGGATCCGGAATCACTCGATCTGGCGATACAGACCTTAATTGACTTGCAACAGGGTGGGCGCACAATCGGAATCATTTCTCATGTGACTGAGCTCAAAGAGCAGATTGCTTTGCGTCTTGATGTCGAAACCGAAGGGCGTGGCAGTAAAATTCGCCTGGTTGCCTGACCTGCGCTAACGTTTTATGCGCAGCCCGTTTTTGTCTCACGGTAAAGTTTGATCTCAAGGTAAAGTTTTATCTCAGGGTAAAGTTTGATGTCACCGCAAACTTTACCCTGACAGTAAGATCTGGTGTCACAAAAATGTGTGACGAGCGATAAAGGCTTTTCGTAACGCTAACCAGTGACGTGGGCAGATTGATGCCATTGTGCTACCTATTTAGTAATCAAGTTTATATAAACAGGTGGTAAAAAGTGATTCAAAGAATGAATGTCTGTGTATAAATTATTCAATTGTACGTATAATCCTCGGGTCTTTCTTTGGTAAGAGCGCATGGAAGTAGTCAAGAAAATATACCAGTATGCTGAGCCAAACCTGACTCTGGTCGGTTGGATGGGGCTTGTCGGCTTTCCGGTGTACTACTACATCTGGGCGTTTTTATTCCCGCAGCCGTATGAAAGCATCTGGCTGCGGTTGTTCTGTTCCTGTCTGTTTGCCGGTATCGCATTTCGCAACAGTTTGCCCAAACTGATGCAGCGTTACATGCCTTGTTATTATCTGCTCAGCATCAGCTTCTGCTTACCGTTTTTCTTTGCTTACATGTTACTGATGAACGACTGGTCTACGGTATGGGCGATGTCGTTTATGGCGTCTATTTTTCTGCACATTCTTCTGGTCCATGAGACCAAGGTGATGTTGCTGCAGGCGCTGTTGTCTGTCCTCGCAGCCTATCTGGTGACGTATTGGGTACGCGATGAGCCTTTGACGGACTGGATCTTATGGCCTTACGTACCGATTTTTCTGTTTACCTATGTGTTTGGTAACCTGTTCTACTTCCGCAATCAGAGTTCGCATGAATCCAAGGTGTCGATAGCGAAGTCATTTGGGGCCGGGATCGCGCACGAGATGCGTAATCCGCTCAGTGCCTTAAAATCTTCTGTGGACGTTTTGCGAACTATCTTGCCGGCGCAACCCACGGACCAACGACATGGCGCTCATATTGATGGTCAGGATCTCAGTTTGTTGTACGAGATTCTTAAAAATGCCGACGATGTGATTCATTCGGGTAATGAAACCATCGATTTGCTGCTGACATCGATTGATGAAAACCGGGTTTCAACTTCGACGTTTAAAAAGCAGCGCGCAGAGCAGGTGGTCAGCCATGCGCTCAAATCGTTTTCCTATAAGCGATCACTGGATCGTCAGGCGGTGAGCCTGAGCGTTGAGGCGGATTTTGACTTTTTCGGCAGCGATACATTATTGAAATTCGCGTTGTATAACTTACTCAAAAATGCATTTTATTATCAGAACGGAGAACAGTTTGCGATTGATGTGACTCTGACCCGCGATGCGCAACACAACATGATCAAGGTGCGTGACAACGGAGTGGGTATCGCTCCGGACAGGCTGGAAGAGATTTTTAAGGACTTCTATACCTTTGGCAAAAACGGCAGCTATGGTCTCGGATTACCGTTTTGCCGCAAGGTCATGAGATCGTTTGGTGGTAATATCAGCTGTGAATCTGTGTTGGGCGAGTGGACCGAATTTACCTTGAGTTTTCCTGTCTATCACTCTGAAGTCGTCGGTCATATTAAGCTGGACCTGATGAAAACTAAGACGGTGCTCTACGTAGGTGATGATGGTTTGCTCAGCCGTCATTTAAGTGAACAGTCTTTTTATCAGGGTTTTCGTCTGCACCTGTTGACGCTGCCCGAGGCGTTACAACGTGAAGAGTATGAGCTGGAATATGATTTGATTCTGATCGACCTGGAACAGGTCAACGATCAGTGGCAGTCGATGGTGGAACTGGAAACGAAGTTACACGCGACTGAAGCCAAAATCGCCTATCTGTACGATAAGCAGAATCGCTATCCAATCAATATCGAACGTCATCTCAAAGTCTTTCCGCTTGAGATACGTCAGTTGTTGATGGATACCAATCAGCAGCTTGACCATCTGTTTTTTGAGGCTGAACCGCTGTTGCCGGATCACAATGTGGTGCCGCTGAAAAAAACCAGGTACGAACGTCGTATTCTGGTGGTGGACGATAACCAGTCGCTGCGTACTTTCACCGCTTTGCTGCTGGAAAAGCAGGGCTATGAAGTGATTCAGGCCAATGACGGCCAGCAGGCGCTGGATGCGATGGAACACAATACTTTCGATTTGGTGTTGATGGATATCGAGATGCCGGTCATTGATGGCCTCGCTGCGACCAAAGCGATCCGAGAATCCGAGAAACCCTACCGTCATGTGCCGATTGTTGGTCACACCGGCGATAACAGCCCGCTGACAATTGAGAAGATTCAGCAATCCGGTATGAACGATTACATTGTTAAACCCGCTGATAAAGACAAGCTATTGGGTAAACTGGCCAATTGGATCTAGCTCCTTTATCAGGAGCCGGATCCTGTTTTATACCAGTTTGATTAATCTGCATCAGGTTAATCAAAACAGACCTGAATAGTGAAACTATCGTTTCTTAATGAAATTGTTGCAGGTTAATGAAAATAAACGTCCCCGCTTTGTTGCGCCTGATGACAGACAGATACGATTTTGTCGATTTGCTGCTCAGTGACCGAACTGGTGACAGACAAACGGATAATGTTTCTGTTTTTGGCCGTTGCCGGCCGGCAAAATACCGCGCCAAAGATGCCGTGTTGCTCCAGATAGTCACGCGCTTTTTCCGTATTGCGTTCATCTCCTGTTTCCAGCGCAATAATTTGCGACTGGCTGCGTGTCGTTATGCCGATATTATTCAGCGCCTGGTTTAGCTTGCGGGCATTATTAAATAAGTGCTCACGCTTTTTGTCGGCACTTTTTATCACTTCCAATGTGGCCTCAAGCGCGGCGATTTCATACGGC contains:
- a CDS encoding response regulator, translated to MEVVKKIYQYAEPNLTLVGWMGLVGFPVYYYIWAFLFPQPYESIWLRLFCSCLFAGIAFRNSLPKLMQRYMPCYYLLSISFCLPFFFAYMLLMNDWSTVWAMSFMASIFLHILLVHETKVMLLQALLSVLAAYLVTYWVRDEPLTDWILWPYVPIFLFTYVFGNLFYFRNQSSHESKVSIAKSFGAGIAHEMRNPLSALKSSVDVLRTILPAQPTDQRHGAHIDGQDLSLLYEILKNADDVIHSGNETIDLLLTSIDENRVSTSTFKKQRAEQVVSHALKSFSYKRSLDRQAVSLSVEADFDFFGSDTLLKFALYNLLKNAFYYQNGEQFAIDVTLTRDAQHNMIKVRDNGVGIAPDRLEEIFKDFYTFGKNGSYGLGLPFCRKVMRSFGGNISCESVLGEWTEFTLSFPVYHSEVVGHIKLDLMKTKTVLYVGDDGLLSRHLSEQSFYQGFRLHLLTLPEALQREEYELEYDLILIDLEQVNDQWQSMVELETKLHATEAKIAYLYDKQNRYPINIERHLKVFPLEIRQLLMDTNQQLDHLFFEAEPLLPDHNVVPLKKTRYERRILVVDDNQSLRTFTALLLEKQGYEVIQANDGQQALDAMEHNTFDLVLMDIEMPVIDGLAATKAIRESEKPYRHVPIVGHTGDNSPLTIEKIQQSGMNDYIVKPADKDKLLGKLANWI